In Akkermansia muciniphila ATCC BAA-835, the genomic stretch AATGGAGTTGACGACGTCCTGCCCTTTCAGCACCTTCCCGAAGACCGTATGGCGGCCGTCCAGATGGGGCGTGGCCACATGGGTGATGAAAAATTGGGAACCGTTGGTGCCGGGGCCCGCGTTCGCCATGGAAAGCACGCCGGGGCCGTCATGCCTGAGGTCCGGGGAAAACTCGTCTTCAAAACTGTAGCCGGGGCCTCCCATGCCCGTGCCGGTGGGATCGCCGCCCTGGATCATGAAATTCGGAATCACGCGGTGGAAGGTGATGCCCTTGTAGTACCCTCTGCTGGCGAGGTTCAGGAAGTTGGCTACGGTGACGGGCGCCTTGGAGGGGTAAAGGGCCAGTTCAATATCCCCTTTGGTAGTGGAGATGACGACATTGACGTCCTTGAGGCCGGCTGTGGATTCCGCGGAGGCGCTGAAGCACGCCAGGGCGCACAGGGAACACAACAGAAGGGTGAGATATTTTTTCATGGCTTCTTGTTTTCCCCCCTATGTTGCCCGAATAAAAGCAGGGTTGCAAGTAAATCGCGCGCCCTGACGGGAGAATGGCGCGGGGCGCGCCAATGCGGGAAGGTTTTTCTCTGAAGAAGGGATTTTTAAGGATGGGCGCCCGGTTGCCGGCCC encodes the following:
- a CDS encoding peptidylprolyl isomerase is translated as MKKYLTLLLCSLCALACFSASAESTAGLKDVNVVISTTKGDIELALYPSKAPVTVANFLNLASRGYYKGITFHRVIPNFMIQGGDPTGTGMGGPGYSFEDEFSPDLRHDGPGVLSMANAGPGTNGSQFFITHVATPHLDGRHTVFGKVLKGQDVVNSIVRGDKIKDIRILDKNAAAAVLKAEAARVTRWNKALDAAR